In Antedon mediterranea chromosome 10, ecAntMedi1.1, whole genome shotgun sequence, one genomic interval encodes:
- the LOC140061211 gene encoding putative nuclease HARBI1, translating to MINQGCNFQDFRFKFLNLPDKLFSECNKPNIVMQLREELPPQSKPTEQTCEALSRDFEIFAAWVRCFEHFVFDKTCKQHKNPNKVSDHTPSKTNDDEITDMDVTLECYESLDKETFKYVVDELRPHIGKSDNNNGPTFSAEWRVAMTLYRLSTGMPFNKTANQFGCAKSTACTVYHEVCEAIEAVLMPKFINFPTGQQLKKNMEKFKIKGGFPQVVGAIDGTHIAIIAPRDQSQDYFNRKEYFSIVLQGVVDADGMFINTFCDMPGSVNDARVFNISNFGERLKDKSIFEPYIVETVNNVQVPPLILGDGAYPLLQNLMRPFPNRPNRQREHARFNYKLSQCRVIVEHAFGRLKGRWRILLKRNEHEIQKLRPVIQACCTLHNICASNGVPYQPHWTDDEVRASLGNHHNRMNPITEGPRAEQIRSAIIQELMKET from the exons ATGATAAACCAAGGATGTAACTTCCAAGATTTTCGTTTCAAGTTTCTAAATTTACCGGATAAGCTTTTCTCAGAATGTAATAAACCTAATATTGTTATGCAATTAAGAGAAG AATTGCCACCGCAAAGTAAGCCAACTGAACAGACATGTGAGGCTCTATCTCGTGACTTTGAGATATTCGCTGCTTGGGTGAGAtgttttgaacattttgtttttgataaGACATGTAAACAGCACAAGAATCCAAACAAAGTATCAGATCACACTCCTAGTAAAACAAACGACGATGAAATAACAGATATGGATGTAACACTTGAATGTTATGAATC GTTAGACAAGgaaacatttaaatatgttgTCGATGAACTGAGACCCCACATTGGAAAATCTGACAACAACAACGGACCAACATTTTCTGCCGAATGGAGAGTAGCGATGACGTTATACAGGCTATCCACCGGAATGCCATTTAACAAGACAGCAAATCAGTTTGGTTGTGCAAAATCAACTGCTTGCACGGTCTACCATGAAGTCTGTGAAGCAATCGAAGCTGTTCTGATGCCGAAGTTCATAAACTTTCCAACTGGACAACAACTAAAG aaaaatatggaaaaattCAAGATAAAAGGTGGCTTTCCTCAAGTTGTAGGTGCCATTGACGGTACACATATCGCCATAATTGCTCCCCGTGATCAATCGCAAGATTATTTTAATAGGAAGGAATACTTTAGCATTGTGCTTCAAGGAGTGGTGGATGCAGACGGCATGTTTATCAACACTTTTTGTGACATGCCCGGGAGTGTCAATGACGCCCGTGTGTTCAACATATCGAATTTTGGTGAACGATTAAAAGACAAAAGTATTTTTGAACCATATATCGTAGAAACTGTAAATAATGTTCAGGTACCGCCACTAATACTAGGTGATGGGGCATACCCTTTACTGCAAAACTTAATGCGCCCATTTCCAAATCGCCCAAATCGCCAAAGGGAGCATGCCAGGTTCAACTATAAATTATCCCAATGCAGGGTTATTGTTGAGCATGCATTTGGCCGCTTAAAAGGAAGATGGCGCATACTTTTAAAGCGCAATGAACATGAAATTCAAAAGTTGCGCCCAGTTATTCAAGCCTGTTGCACATTGCATAATATTTGTGCTAGTAATGGTGTGCCGTATCAACCCCATTGGACTGATGATGAAGTTAGAGCTAGCCTTGGCAATCACCACAACCGAATGAACCCAATCACCGAAGGGCCCAGAGCCGAGCAAATTAGAAGTGCCATTATCCAAGAGTTGATGAAAGAAACATAA
- the LOC140060700 gene encoding uncharacterized protein isoform X2, which produces MTTQATRPEGFPLCGVCGKECGSHTCKVCGKPTHGIPPCAGEQHEEGFGAAVTCKQCVDDYAEECLWRDDSDDGISGYRDSMFARPRKRGKIYGWENEYEDSPPQRESSTDNSPVDTESNHSEQSTTSAVSQPIATAHNPQPALDEEDDAIHETPVQIKRRRLNRTANEDTSTRTKKASSNKCSMVLGPVSSGISTSNVYPLCNI; this is translated from the exons ATGACAACCCAGGCAACAAGACCAGAAG GTTTTCCATTGTGTGGGGTATGTGGTAAAGAGTGTGGTAGTCATACATGTAAAGTGTGTGGAAAACCCACACATGGTATCCCACCATGTGCTGGTGAACAGCATGAAGAAGGCTTTGGAGCAGCGGTTACATGCAAGCAGTGTGTGGACGATTATGCTGAAG AATGTCTATGGCGAGATGATTCTGATGATGGCATTTCAGGTTATAGGGACTCTATGTTTGCTAGGCCTCGGAAAAGGGGAAAGATTTATG gatggGAAAATGAGTATGAAGACAGTCCCCCTCAAAGAGAATCGTCTACTGACAATTCACCAGTCGATACAGAGTCAAATCACTCTGAACAATCCA cgACATCTGCAGTTAGTCAGCCAATTGCTACTGCACATAACCCACAACCTGCATTGGATGAGGAGGATGATGCAATACACGAGACTCCGGTACAGATCAAAAGACGCAGACTTAACA GAACTGCAAATGAGGATACATCAACAAGAACAAAGAAAG CCAGCAGCAACAAATGCAGTATGGTCCTGGGCCCAGTCAGCAGTGGAATCAGTACCAGTAATGTTTATCCTTTGTGTAATATATGA
- the LOC140060700 gene encoding uncharacterized protein isoform X1 translates to MTTQATRPEGFPLCGVCGKECGSHTCKVCGKPTHGIPPCAGEQHEEGFGAAVTCKQCVDDYAEECLWRDDSDDGISGYRDSMFARPRKRGKIYGWENEYEDSPPQRESSTDNSPVDTESNHSEQSTTSAVSQPIATAHNPQPALDEEDDAIHETPVQIKRRRLNRTANEDTSTRTKKDRTVDAVTKSLKELQEYNFKRWRTIDERQEVELKRVQQNMDNKMDKVVSLIEKQMIERREERQQNMDFQKQFLAILSQTVQSQNQGAHHQFRQQQQMQYGPGPSQQWNQYQ, encoded by the exons ATGACAACCCAGGCAACAAGACCAGAAG GTTTTCCATTGTGTGGGGTATGTGGTAAAGAGTGTGGTAGTCATACATGTAAAGTGTGTGGAAAACCCACACATGGTATCCCACCATGTGCTGGTGAACAGCATGAAGAAGGCTTTGGAGCAGCGGTTACATGCAAGCAGTGTGTGGACGATTATGCTGAAG AATGTCTATGGCGAGATGATTCTGATGATGGCATTTCAGGTTATAGGGACTCTATGTTTGCTAGGCCTCGGAAAAGGGGAAAGATTTATG gatggGAAAATGAGTATGAAGACAGTCCCCCTCAAAGAGAATCGTCTACTGACAATTCACCAGTCGATACAGAGTCAAATCACTCTGAACAATCCA cgACATCTGCAGTTAGTCAGCCAATTGCTACTGCACATAACCCACAACCTGCATTGGATGAGGAGGATGATGCAATACACGAGACTCCGGTACAGATCAAAAGACGCAGACTTAACA GAACTGCAAATGAGGATACATCAACAAGAACAAAGAAAGACAGAACAGTTGACGCGGTCACCAAAAGCCTCAAGGAACTACAAGAGTacaattttaaaaggtggaGGACTATTGACGAAAGACAAGAAGTTGAATTGAAGCGTGTACAGCAAAATATGGATAATAAGATGGATAAGGTTGTCTCACTGATAGAAAAACAAATGATCGAAAGGAGAGAAGAACGACAACAAAATATGGATTTTCAGAAACAATTTTTAGCGATACTTAGCCAAACAGTACAATCACAAAACCAAGGAGCCCATCACCAATTCCGCCAGCAGCAACAAATGCAGTATGGTCCTGGGCCCAGTCAGCAGTGGAATCAGTACCAGTAA